From a single Planctellipticum variicoloris genomic region:
- a CDS encoding sulfatase, whose amino-acid sequence MRSLFFALVLSIFATSSQAAGRPNVVVIFADDLGYGDLGCYGSPTIRTPHLDRMAAEGLRFTDFYVAAEVCTPSRAALLTGRYPIRSGMCGVRRVLFPNSKGGLPVGEVTIADALRVRGYKTAHVGKWHLGIHAGSRPLDQGFDQSLGLPYSNDMDARPGLPKGSTGSPNPPRDGWNVPLIRNGKIIEQPTDQTTLTKRYTEEAVAFIREQKTSPFFLYFAHTFPHVPLFASPEFSGRSRAGIYGDAVEELDWSVGQVLETLRSEGLAENTLVFFTSDNGPWLIMGDQGGSAGLLRDGKGSTWEGGMRVPGIAWMPGRISPGVTTELAHAMDLLPTALALAGAPLPSDVTLDGIDLAPLLFQNQSPPDRPFFYYRGDQLFACRLGPWKAHFKTQTGYGQPKPEAFEAPLLFHLGRDPSEKRNVAADHPDVLSAIQNAVTAHQAGVVPGPPQLD is encoded by the coding sequence ATGCGTTCCCTGTTCTTCGCCCTGGTTCTGAGCATCTTCGCCACCAGTTCCCAGGCCGCCGGGCGGCCCAACGTCGTCGTCATCTTCGCCGACGACCTCGGCTATGGAGATCTCGGCTGCTACGGCTCACCGACGATCCGCACGCCCCACCTCGACCGCATGGCGGCGGAAGGGCTGCGGTTCACTGACTTCTACGTTGCAGCGGAAGTCTGCACCCCCAGCCGGGCCGCCCTGCTGACGGGGCGCTACCCCATCCGCAGCGGCATGTGCGGCGTGCGGCGAGTGTTGTTTCCGAATTCGAAAGGTGGGCTTCCCGTCGGCGAAGTCACGATCGCCGACGCCCTCCGCGTCCGGGGCTACAAGACCGCTCATGTCGGCAAGTGGCACCTCGGCATTCACGCAGGCTCCCGCCCGCTCGATCAGGGCTTCGATCAGAGTCTCGGCCTCCCCTACTCCAACGACATGGACGCCCGCCCCGGCTTGCCCAAAGGCTCTACCGGTTCCCCCAACCCACCCCGCGACGGCTGGAACGTGCCGCTCATCCGCAACGGCAAGATCATCGAGCAGCCGACCGACCAGACCACGCTGACGAAGCGCTACACGGAAGAGGCCGTCGCGTTCATTCGCGAACAGAAGACTTCGCCGTTCTTTCTGTACTTCGCGCACACCTTCCCCCACGTCCCATTGTTCGCCTCACCCGAGTTCTCCGGTCGGAGCCGGGCCGGGATCTATGGCGACGCCGTCGAGGAGCTCGACTGGAGCGTCGGCCAGGTCCTGGAGACCCTCCGCTCCGAAGGTCTGGCGGAGAACACGCTGGTCTTCTTCACCAGCGACAATGGCCCCTGGCTGATCATGGGCGACCAGGGCGGGAGCGCGGGGCTCCTTCGCGACGGCAAAGGAAGCACCTGGGAAGGAGGCATGCGCGTCCCCGGTATCGCCTGGATGCCCGGCCGCATTTCGCCCGGCGTCACAACCGAGCTGGCTCACGCGATGGACCTGCTGCCGACCGCGCTGGCCCTCGCGGGCGCCCCCCTCCCCTCCGACGTCACGCTCGACGGAATCGACCTGGCGCCGCTCCTCTTTCAGAATCAGTCGCCGCCGGATCGACCGTTCTTCTACTATCGCGGCGACCAGCTTTTCGCCTGTCGGCTCGGGCCGTGGAAAGCCCACTTCAAGACACAGACCGGCTATGGGCAGCCGAAACCAGAAGCTTTCGAGGCGCCCCTGCTGTTCCATCTCGGCCGTGATCCGTCGGAGAAGCGCAACGTGGCGGCCGATCATCCGGACGTTCTCAGCGCGATTCAAAACGCAGTGACGGCGCATCAAGCGGGCGTGGTCCCCGGACCTCCACAGCTCGACTGA
- a CDS encoding sulfatase-like hydrolase/transferase produces the protein MNRLACLLLGLTNSLIAVDRPSVAADGKSPNIVLIMADDFGYECVTANGGQSYQTPHLDRLAAAGMRFEHCHVQPLCTPTRVQLMTGLYNVRNYLNFGTLPRSETTFGQRLKEAGYATGICGKWQLGHEADSPQHFGFDESCLWQQTRRPPRYANPGLEYNGVARDFQNGEYGPTLVNDFALEFIARHKGEPFFLYYPMILTHAPFQPTPDSPDWDPAALGENVNRDVRHFAEMTAYMDKLVGRVDAKLAELGIRDNTLLVFLGDNGTQGNVTSRLQGRDYRGGKGTTTRRGTHVPLIASWPAVMTRGRVNHDLVSSVDLFPTLCEAAGVPAPATTDGVSFLPQLRGEAGRPRGWLYCWYSPRQQLDLTVREFAFDREHKLYRDGRFFDLTADPDEKSPLAVAQLAGPAIEGARKLQSVLDRFANARPEQLDRDFEASMKQNGGTPKAKGKKKKAVDKSK, from the coding sequence ATGAATCGACTCGCGTGCCTGCTGCTCGGCCTGACAAACAGTCTGATCGCAGTCGATCGTCCTTCCGTCGCCGCCGACGGCAAGTCGCCGAACATCGTGCTGATCATGGCCGACGACTTCGGCTACGAATGCGTGACAGCCAACGGCGGGCAGTCGTACCAGACGCCGCACCTCGACCGGCTCGCTGCGGCGGGAATGCGCTTCGAGCACTGTCACGTTCAGCCTCTCTGCACGCCGACCCGCGTGCAGCTTATGACCGGCCTTTACAACGTGCGGAACTATCTGAACTTCGGCACGCTGCCGCGCAGCGAGACGACGTTCGGACAGCGGCTCAAGGAAGCGGGCTACGCGACCGGCATCTGCGGCAAATGGCAGCTCGGACACGAGGCCGATTCGCCTCAGCATTTCGGCTTCGACGAATCGTGCCTCTGGCAGCAGACCCGTCGCCCGCCGCGCTATGCCAATCCCGGCCTCGAATACAATGGGGTCGCGCGGGACTTCCAGAACGGCGAGTACGGCCCGACGCTCGTCAACGACTTCGCCCTCGAATTCATCGCCCGGCATAAAGGGGAACCGTTCTTTCTCTACTATCCGATGATCCTCACGCATGCCCCGTTCCAGCCGACGCCGGACAGTCCCGACTGGGATCCGGCGGCTCTCGGGGAGAACGTGAATCGAGACGTCCGGCACTTCGCCGAAATGACCGCGTACATGGACAAGCTGGTCGGCCGGGTGGATGCGAAACTGGCCGAACTGGGCATCCGCGACAACACGCTGCTGGTGTTCCTGGGGGACAACGGCACCCAGGGGAACGTGACCAGCCGCCTTCAGGGACGCGACTATCGCGGCGGGAAAGGGACGACGACACGCCGCGGCACGCACGTCCCGCTGATCGCGAGCTGGCCCGCTGTGATGACGCGGGGACGCGTGAATCACGATCTCGTCAGCAGCGTCGATCTGTTTCCCACGCTCTGCGAAGCGGCTGGAGTGCCGGCGCCCGCGACGACGGATGGCGTCAGCTTTCTGCCGCAGCTTCGCGGCGAGGCCGGTCGGCCGCGCGGGTGGCTCTACTGCTGGTACTCGCCCCGCCAGCAACTGGATCTGACGGTCCGCGAATTCGCCTTCGATCGCGAACACAAACTGTATCGCGACGGACGATTCTTCGACCTGACCGCCGACCCGGACGAAAAGTCGCCGCTCGCCGTCGCGCAGCTCGCCGGCCCGGCGATCGAAGGAGCCAGGAAACTGCAGAGCGTCCTCGATCGCTTCGCCAACGCGCGTCCCGAGCAGCTCGATCGTGACTTCGAAGCTTCGATGAAGCAGAATGGCGGGACTCCAAAGGCAAAGGGCAAGAAGAAAAAGGCCGTCGACAAGAGCAAGTAG
- a CDS encoding type I restriction endonuclease subunit R yields the protein MDVHKEIAFEVEICQHLAAHGWLYSEGDAAEYDRTKALFPADVLAWVQETQPAAWEALTKSHGSQAAEVLLTRLQESVTQSGTLEVLRHGIDVIGLKQKLKLAQFKPALAMNPELQARYAANRLRAVRQVRYSLSNENSLDLVLFLNGLPVATVELKTDFTQSIKDAVDQYRFDRLPKPKGKSAEPLLDFPGGALVHFAVSNSEVRMTTRLNGPETKFLPFNQGNDGAAGNPVNPNGGHRTAYLWEQIWQRESWLEILGRYLVPKKNEKKQLEAVIFPRFHQLDVTRKLQAAVLAEGAGGKYLIQHSAGSGKTNSIAWTAHFLADLHDAHHKKVFDSVLVVSDRNVIDSQLQDAIFAFERTTGVVATIKGESSSKSGELAAALSGAKKVVVCTIQTFPFALKAVRELAATQGKRFAVIADEAHSSQTGEAAAKLKAVLSAEELQELADGGEVSTEDLLAAQMAQKASDTGITYVAFTATPKAKTLELFGRRPKPDQPASKDNLPAAFHVYSMRQAIEEEFILDVLQNYTPYRLAFRLTHNGKEWDDKEVERSEAMKGLMGWVRLHPYNISQRVKIVVEHFREYVAPLLGGKAKAMVVVASRVEAVRWQLAINKYIKDRGYPIRTLVAFSGEVKDTESGPDPFTENSPELNPNLKGRDIAEAFKADEYQILLVANKFQTGFDQPLLCGMYVDKRLAGIQAVQTLSRLNRAYPGKSTTYVLDFVNDTQEILDAFKTYHTTAELADVSNPNLVYDLRAKLDGAGHYDDFEVDRVVEILLKENAKQSELVAALEPVVDRLMKRYKAAQEAVKTAKAAKNASALETAQNELNALLLFKADMGAYVRLYTFLSQIFDYGNTDIEKRFLFFKKLLPLLEFGREREGIDLSKVVLTHHNLKSKGEQTLPLHQGETPKLEPATEVGTGAIQEKQKALLSEIIEKVNNLFDGELTDQDMLVYVNNVIKGKLLESDKLGQQAANNTKEQFANSPDLKTELMNAIIAALDAHTAMSTQALNSEAIRRGLKEILLGPGQLYEALRDRAAGGTGRPA from the coding sequence ATGGACGTACACAAGGAAATCGCCTTCGAGGTCGAAATCTGCCAGCATCTGGCGGCTCACGGCTGGCTGTACTCCGAAGGGGACGCGGCCGAGTACGACCGGACGAAGGCTCTGTTCCCGGCGGACGTGCTGGCGTGGGTTCAGGAGACTCAGCCCGCTGCCTGGGAGGCATTGACCAAGAGCCACGGCTCGCAGGCCGCCGAAGTGCTGCTGACTCGGTTACAGGAATCTGTGACGCAATCCGGAACTCTGGAAGTTCTGAGGCACGGCATCGACGTCATTGGGCTGAAGCAGAAGCTGAAGCTGGCTCAGTTCAAACCGGCTCTGGCGATGAATCCGGAGCTGCAGGCCCGGTATGCGGCCAACCGGCTGCGAGCCGTCCGGCAGGTGCGGTACTCTCTGAGCAACGAGAACAGTCTCGATCTGGTGCTGTTCCTCAACGGGCTGCCGGTCGCCACCGTCGAACTGAAAACCGATTTCACGCAGAGCATCAAGGACGCCGTCGACCAGTACCGGTTCGACCGCCTGCCCAAGCCTAAAGGGAAATCCGCCGAACCGCTGTTAGATTTTCCCGGCGGGGCACTGGTTCACTTTGCCGTGAGCAACTCGGAAGTCCGGATGACGACCCGGCTCAACGGTCCCGAGACGAAGTTCCTGCCGTTCAATCAGGGGAACGACGGAGCGGCGGGCAACCCGGTCAATCCGAACGGCGGCCATCGCACCGCCTACTTGTGGGAACAGATCTGGCAGCGGGAAAGCTGGCTGGAGATCCTGGGACGCTATCTGGTTCCCAAGAAGAACGAAAAGAAGCAGCTCGAAGCGGTGATCTTTCCGCGGTTCCATCAACTCGACGTCACCCGGAAACTCCAGGCGGCCGTGCTGGCGGAAGGGGCGGGCGGCAAGTACCTGATTCAGCATTCGGCCGGTTCCGGCAAGACGAACTCGATTGCCTGGACGGCTCACTTTCTGGCGGATCTGCACGACGCACACCACAAGAAAGTGTTCGATTCGGTGCTGGTCGTCTCGGACCGGAACGTCATTGATTCGCAGTTGCAGGATGCGATTTTCGCCTTCGAACGAACGACCGGCGTCGTGGCGACGATCAAGGGGGAGAGTTCCAGCAAGAGCGGCGAACTGGCCGCAGCCCTGTCGGGAGCCAAGAAGGTCGTGGTCTGCACGATTCAGACGTTCCCGTTTGCTCTGAAGGCGGTGCGGGAACTGGCGGCCACGCAAGGCAAGCGGTTTGCCGTCATCGCCGACGAAGCTCACAGCTCGCAGACTGGGGAGGCGGCGGCCAAGTTGAAGGCGGTGCTGTCGGCGGAAGAACTGCAGGAGCTGGCCGACGGGGGCGAAGTCAGTACCGAAGACCTGTTGGCCGCTCAGATGGCTCAGAAGGCGAGTGACACCGGGATTACGTACGTCGCCTTCACGGCCACGCCCAAGGCCAAGACGCTGGAACTGTTCGGCCGGCGTCCCAAACCGGACCAGCCCGCCAGCAAGGACAATCTGCCGGCCGCGTTCCACGTCTACTCGATGCGGCAGGCCATCGAAGAAGAGTTCATTCTCGACGTGCTGCAGAACTACACGCCGTACCGGCTGGCGTTCCGCCTGACGCACAACGGCAAGGAATGGGACGATAAGGAAGTCGAACGCAGTGAGGCGATGAAGGGGCTGATGGGCTGGGTGCGGCTGCATCCCTACAACATCTCCCAGAGGGTGAAGATCGTCGTCGAACATTTCCGGGAGTACGTCGCCCCGCTTCTGGGAGGGAAGGCCAAGGCGATGGTTGTCGTGGCCAGTCGAGTCGAAGCCGTCCGCTGGCAACTGGCGATCAACAAGTACATCAAGGACCGCGGCTACCCGATTCGCACGCTGGTGGCGTTTTCCGGGGAGGTGAAGGATACGGAATCCGGACCTGATCCGTTTACCGAGAACAGTCCGGAGCTGAACCCGAATCTCAAAGGCCGGGACATTGCGGAAGCCTTCAAGGCCGACGAGTATCAGATTCTGCTGGTCGCCAACAAGTTCCAGACGGGCTTCGATCAGCCGTTGCTGTGCGGGATGTACGTCGACAAACGGCTGGCCGGCATCCAGGCCGTCCAGACGCTGTCCCGCCTGAATCGAGCCTATCCCGGCAAGAGCACGACGTACGTCCTGGACTTCGTCAACGACACGCAGGAGATTCTCGACGCCTTCAAGACGTACCACACGACGGCGGAGCTGGCCGACGTCTCGAATCCGAATCTCGTCTACGATCTGCGAGCCAAACTGGACGGAGCCGGACATTATGACGACTTCGAAGTGGACCGCGTCGTCGAGATCCTTTTGAAGGAAAACGCCAAACAGAGCGAACTGGTGGCCGCCCTGGAACCGGTCGTCGACCGCCTGATGAAGCGGTACAAGGCCGCTCAAGAGGCCGTGAAGACGGCCAAGGCCGCCAAGAATGCGTCAGCTCTGGAGACGGCTCAGAACGAGCTGAATGCACTGCTGCTGTTCAAGGCGGACATGGGGGCGTACGTCCGGCTCTACACGTTCCTGTCGCAGATCTTCGACTACGGGAACACCGACATCGAGAAGCGGTTCCTCTTCTTCAAGAAGCTGCTGCCGCTCCTGGAATTCGGCCGAGAGCGTGAAGGCATTGACCTGTCGAAGGTGGTTCTGACGCACCACAACCTGAAGAGCAAGGGCGAGCAGACGCTGCCGCTCCATCAGGGAGAGACGCCGAAGCTCGAACCGGCAACCGAAGTTGGAACGGGAGCCATCCAGGAGAAGCAGAAGGCGTTGCTGTCCGAGATCATCGAGAAGGTGAATAACCTGTTTGACGGTGAACTGACCGATCAGGACATGCTCGTTTACGTCAACAACGTGATCAAGGGGAAGCTGCTGGAGTCCGACAAGCTCGGGCAGCAGGCCGCCAACAACACAAAGGAGCAGTTCGCGAATTCGCCGGACCTGAAGACGGAGCTGATGAACGCCATCATCGCCGCCCTGGACGCTCACACGGCGATGAGCACGCAGGCGTTGAACTCGGAAGCGATTCGGAGGGGGCTGAAGGAGATCCTGCTCGGTCCGGGGCAGCTCTATGAGGCGTTGAGGGATCGGGCGGCGGGAGGGACGGGGAGGCCGGCGTAG
- a CDS encoding GYF domain-containing protein produces the protein MANEWQVKIGNRIHGPFTDEQLHQLVRSGRVDVDTPIRPAANKVWKRAGETEGLFGAVDPSAAEHAAAVEEIVDEVLLGTQPKQSTVRQGQSQGTALATTAAAGTKACPFCAELIQSAAIKCKHCGEFLDGRKSAVTHRPEPVRVVQIAPPAPAWSPGAAAVLSFLFPGLGQMYKGQIGMGLLLLVITVIGYMALILPGLAIHIFTIFDAYSGNPHSGSARR, from the coding sequence ATGGCGAACGAATGGCAGGTGAAAATCGGCAACCGCATACACGGGCCGTTCACGGATGAGCAATTGCATCAGCTCGTCAGATCCGGTCGTGTGGATGTAGACACGCCGATTCGACCGGCTGCGAACAAGGTCTGGAAACGGGCCGGGGAAACCGAAGGGCTGTTTGGGGCCGTCGATCCGTCCGCGGCTGAGCATGCCGCAGCAGTCGAAGAGATCGTCGACGAAGTGTTGCTCGGAACTCAGCCCAAGCAGTCGACAGTGAGACAAGGGCAGAGCCAAGGAACCGCACTGGCCACGACCGCCGCTGCGGGGACGAAAGCCTGCCCTTTCTGTGCGGAGTTGATCCAATCGGCTGCCATCAAGTGCAAGCACTGCGGCGAATTCCTGGATGGCCGCAAGTCAGCCGTCACTCATCGCCCCGAACCCGTTCGCGTTGTTCAAATCGCACCGCCAGCACCTGCGTGGAGCCCCGGTGCAGCCGCAGTGCTGTCATTCCTGTTTCCCGGCCTCGGGCAAATGTACAAGGGCCAGATCGGCATGGGATTGCTGTTGCTGGTCATTACGGTGATTGGCTACATGGCTCTGATTCTGCCCGGCTTGGCCATCCACATCTTCACGATTTTTGATGCCTACTCCGGCAATCCGCATTCAGGATCGGCACGCCGATAG
- a CDS encoding sulfatase-like hydrolase/transferase — MIAPQAISAAESPRPNILFLFADDQCYETIREFGLTDIDTPNLDRLVRSGTSFTQAHNMGSWSGAVCVASRTMLITGRSIWDANAVYKTTDKERQAGVLWPQLMNKAGYRTYFTGKWHIQTDATKCFDVARHVRAGMPATVPQAYNRPLAGEPDPWSPFDTSLGGFWAGGKHWSEVVADDAVSYLDDAKRHSQPFFMYIAFNAPHDPRQSPKEYVDRYPLDRIKVPQNFLPEYPYKDAIGCPHSLRDENLAPMPRTDQAVKVHRQEYYALITHMDAQIGRILDALKASGEADNTWIFFTADHGLAVGHHGLFGKQNMYEHSTRVPFLVVGPGVTPDKRRDDAIYLQDAMATSLELAGADKPDHVFFHSLLPLLRDERKSSAYESTYGAYLDLQRSITHDGWKLIAYPQAGVLRLYHLAEDPLEQHDLAAMPRHREHRERLFERLVALQKDLGDALDLQAAFASRSK; from the coding sequence TTGATCGCACCGCAGGCGATCAGCGCCGCCGAGTCGCCCCGGCCGAACATCCTGTTCCTCTTCGCTGACGATCAGTGCTACGAGACCATCCGCGAGTTCGGCCTGACCGATATCGACACGCCGAATCTCGACCGTCTCGTCCGGAGCGGGACTTCGTTTACGCAGGCTCACAACATGGGCTCCTGGAGCGGCGCCGTCTGCGTGGCCAGCCGGACGATGCTGATCACCGGGCGGAGCATTTGGGACGCCAACGCCGTCTACAAGACCACGGACAAGGAGCGCCAGGCGGGGGTGCTCTGGCCGCAACTGATGAACAAGGCCGGCTACCGCACGTACTTCACCGGCAAGTGGCATATTCAGACCGATGCAACGAAGTGCTTTGACGTTGCCCGCCACGTCCGGGCCGGCATGCCCGCGACCGTGCCGCAGGCCTACAACCGACCGCTCGCCGGCGAGCCTGACCCCTGGAGTCCGTTCGACACCTCGCTCGGCGGCTTCTGGGCGGGGGGCAAGCACTGGAGCGAAGTTGTCGCCGACGACGCAGTGAGCTATCTCGACGACGCGAAGCGGCATTCACAGCCGTTCTTCATGTATATCGCCTTCAACGCGCCGCACGACCCCCGACAGTCGCCGAAGGAATACGTCGACAGGTATCCCCTCGATCGCATCAAAGTGCCGCAGAATTTCCTGCCGGAGTATCCGTACAAGGACGCCATCGGCTGCCCGCACTCGCTCCGCGATGAGAACCTGGCCCCCATGCCCCGGACCGATCAGGCCGTGAAGGTGCATCGGCAGGAGTACTACGCGCTGATCACGCACATGGACGCCCAGATCGGCCGGATTCTCGATGCGCTGAAGGCGTCCGGGGAGGCCGACAACACGTGGATCTTCTTCACCGCCGATCACGGTCTGGCGGTCGGGCACCACGGCCTGTTCGGCAAGCAGAATATGTATGAGCACAGCACGCGGGTGCCGTTCCTGGTCGTCGGCCCCGGCGTCACGCCAGACAAGCGGCGGGATGACGCGATTTATCTGCAGGATGCGATGGCCACCTCGCTGGAGCTGGCCGGCGCCGACAAGCCGGACCACGTCTTCTTTCATAGTCTGCTGCCGCTGTTGCGGGACGAACGGAAATCGTCCGCCTACGAATCGACCTATGGCGCGTACCTGGACCTGCAGCGGTCGATCACGCACGACGGCTGGAAGCTGATCGCCTACCCGCAGGCCGGCGTGCTGCGACTCTACCATCTCGCCGAGGATCCACTGGAGCAGCACGACCTGGCCGCCATGCCCCGGCACCGCGAACACAGAGAACGACTCTTTGAGAGGCTCGTGGCGCTGCAGAAGGACCTGGGCGACGCGCTGGATCTGCAAGCTGCCTTCGCCTCCCGCTCAAAGTGA
- a CDS encoding sulfatase, translating into MRFPLVIVTLCSLFAVPGSAADTPRPNIIFVMADDMGWGETGYRHHPVLKTPNLDAMAAAGLRFERFYAGGPVCSPTRASVLTGRTHDRCGVLSHGYALRLQEKTISRALQTAGYVTGHFGKWHLNGYMGPGAPILESDSRHPGHFGFDRWTSVTNFFDLNPLMSRQGKIEEFAGDSSEIAVNEALTFLDQHRAGDKPMFAVIWYGSPHSPFRALPEDRAPFAELNDASANHYGELVAMDRSIGTLRRRLRELGIADNTLLVFCSDNGGLPNITPETVGGLRGNKGSVFEGGLRVPGIFEWPAVIQSPRITEYPACVTDLFPTVADILGLPADTLTQPVDGVSLKPLLTAELPRREKPLPFRFQGRLALVDNRYKLLSNAPQKGDFQLYDLEADPAESRDISSEQPAIAASMKQQLLDWNKSVDDSFAGTDYPEGKVSPPDPKPIQWTEHPSYAPYLAEWQKRVEYRPNPRATKAKKKAAARP; encoded by the coding sequence ATGCGCTTCCCGCTCGTCATTGTGACTCTGTGCTCACTGTTCGCGGTCCCCGGGAGCGCTGCGGATACCCCCCGCCCCAATATCATCTTCGTGATGGCGGACGACATGGGCTGGGGCGAAACCGGGTACCGCCATCATCCGGTCCTCAAGACGCCGAACCTCGACGCGATGGCCGCCGCCGGGCTGCGCTTTGAACGTTTCTACGCCGGCGGACCGGTCTGCTCGCCGACGCGGGCGAGCGTCCTCACCGGACGGACTCATGATCGCTGCGGCGTCCTCAGTCACGGCTATGCCTTGCGGCTGCAGGAGAAAACGATCTCGCGGGCGTTGCAGACAGCGGGCTATGTGACCGGTCACTTCGGCAAATGGCACCTCAACGGCTACATGGGCCCCGGCGCGCCGATCCTGGAATCCGATTCGCGCCACCCCGGTCACTTCGGCTTCGACCGGTGGACCTCGGTGACCAATTTCTTCGACCTCAACCCCCTCATGTCCCGCCAGGGAAAGATTGAAGAGTTCGCCGGCGACTCTTCGGAAATTGCGGTGAATGAAGCGCTCACGTTCCTCGACCAGCACCGCGCCGGCGACAAACCGATGTTCGCCGTCATCTGGTACGGCTCGCCCCACAGCCCGTTCCGCGCGCTGCCGGAAGATCGCGCCCCCTTCGCAGAACTTAACGATGCCTCCGCGAATCACTATGGCGAGCTCGTCGCGATGGACCGCAGCATCGGCACGCTCCGCCGTCGCCTGCGCGAGCTGGGAATCGCCGACAACACCCTCCTCGTCTTCTGCAGCGACAACGGCGGACTTCCGAACATCACTCCCGAAACCGTCGGCGGACTGCGCGGCAACAAGGGCTCCGTCTTCGAAGGAGGCCTCCGCGTCCCTGGGATATTCGAGTGGCCCGCCGTGATCCAGTCGCCGCGGATCACCGAGTACCCCGCCTGCGTGACGGATCTCTTTCCCACCGTGGCCGACATCCTCGGACTGCCGGCGGACACACTCACGCAACCCGTCGACGGCGTCAGCCTGAAGCCGCTGCTGACCGCCGAACTCCCCCGCCGCGAGAAGCCGCTGCCGTTTCGCTTTCAGGGCCGGCTGGCCCTCGTCGACAATCGCTACAAACTGTTGAGCAACGCTCCGCAGAAAGGGGACTTTCAGTTGTACGATCTCGAAGCCGATCCTGCCGAATCGCGCGACATCAGTTCCGAACAGCCCGCCATTGCTGCGAGTATGAAGCAGCAATTGCTCGATTGGAACAAGTCGGTCGACGACAGTTTTGCCGGGACGGACTATCCCGAGGGAAAGGTCTCCCCTCCCGATCCGAAACCAATCCAGTGGACCGAGCACCCCAGCTATGCACCGTACCTGGCCGAATGGCAGAAGCGCGTCGAGTACCGCCCCAACCCGCGCGCCACGAAGGCGAAGAAGAAAGCGGCCGCCAGGCCGTAG
- a CDS encoding VOC family protein — MTADQNVRPIDPQVRIGHVHLKVADLERSLTFYSGILGFQLTQRYGTQAAFVSAGGYHHHIGLNTWESLGGSPPPPGTTGLYHVAIVYPTRAALADALQRLITANIPLEGASDHGVSEAIYLRDPDGNGIELYWDRPAETWPRTPNGELAMFTRRLDLHDLLKEAKSGPTDSSQANDESAAD, encoded by the coding sequence ATGACCGCTGACCAGAACGTCCGTCCGATTGATCCACAGGTTCGCATCGGTCACGTTCATTTGAAGGTGGCTGACCTGGAACGGTCATTAACGTTTTACTCCGGTATCCTGGGATTCCAGCTTACGCAACGGTACGGGACGCAGGCCGCATTCGTTTCGGCGGGCGGCTATCACCATCACATCGGGCTGAATACCTGGGAAAGCCTGGGAGGTTCGCCACCACCACCGGGAACGACCGGCCTGTATCACGTCGCCATCGTTTACCCGACTCGGGCGGCTCTGGCCGACGCATTGCAGCGACTGATTACGGCCAACATCCCTCTGGAAGGGGCAAGCGATCACGGCGTCAGTGAGGCGATTTATCTGCGTGATCCAGACGGCAATGGTATTGAGCTGTACTGGGATCGACCGGCTGAGACTTGGCCGCGGACGCCAAACGGCGAACTGGCGATGTTCACTCGGCGTCTGGACCTGCATGACCTGCTGAAAGAAGCCAAATCAGGACCGACCGATTCCAGCCAGGCAAATGATGAGTCGGCGGCTGACTGA